One genomic window of Nitrosomonas sp. Is35 includes the following:
- the trbB gene encoding P-type conjugative transfer ATPase TrbB, whose amino-acid sequence MTSQDQLPYIASVKDRAKSKLERDAREILSALQDPETVEIMVNADGRIWQEKLGQKIQHIGNIQAAQVEAVIKTVAGFHGKEINRFNPMIEGEFPLDNSRFAGQLPPIVSSPTFAIRKKAIKIFTLEQYVETGVLSPRHCDVIKEAVRKHRNILVIGGTGSGKTTLINAIINEMVVNDPDERIFILEDTGEIQCTARNFVQYHTTIDVDMTQLLKTTLRMRPDRILVGEVRGPEALDLLDAWNTGHEGGAATLHANDALSGLTRLESLISRNPSAPKEIMPLIAEAVDMVVHITRTPHGRKIQQIIEVQGFKRGSYQIKKL is encoded by the coding sequence ATGACATCGCAAGATCAATTACCTTACATCGCATCCGTTAAAGACCGGGCAAAGAGCAAGCTGGAGCGCGATGCAAGGGAAATACTGTCTGCATTGCAAGATCCTGAAACGGTTGAAATCATGGTCAACGCCGATGGCCGTATCTGGCAAGAGAAACTAGGTCAAAAGATACAACATATCGGAAATATCCAAGCTGCCCAGGTTGAAGCGGTCATCAAAACGGTTGCAGGTTTCCACGGCAAAGAAATCAATCGATTCAACCCGATGATCGAAGGTGAATTTCCACTCGATAATTCACGCTTCGCCGGTCAACTGCCACCCATTGTTTCATCCCCCACATTTGCCATTCGTAAAAAAGCCATCAAGATTTTTACACTCGAGCAGTATGTGGAAACCGGTGTGTTGTCGCCCAGACACTGTGATGTCATTAAAGAGGCCGTGCGCAAGCACCGCAATATTTTGGTTATTGGTGGCACCGGGTCAGGTAAAACAACGCTGATCAACGCCATCATCAATGAAATGGTTGTCAATGACCCGGATGAGCGCATCTTTATCCTGGAGGATACCGGCGAGATTCAATGCACTGCCCGGAATTTTGTGCAGTATCACACCACGATCGATGTCGATATGACGCAATTGCTCAAAACAACCTTGCGTATGCGCCCGGATCGCATCCTGGTCGGTGAAGTGAGAGGCCCTGAAGCACTGGATTTGCTTGATGCCTGGAACACAGGGCATGAAGGAGGGGCTGCCACACTGCACGCCAATGATGCGCTATCAGGACTGACTCGTCTGGAATCCCTGATTTCACGCAATCCTTCAGCACCTAAAGAGATCATGCCATTGATCGCGGAGGCGGTTGATATGGTCGTACATATCACGCGCACACCCCACGGCAGGAAAATCCAGCAGATTATCGAAGTACAAGGTTTTAAAAGAGGAAGTTACCAAATCAAGAAGCTGTAA
- a CDS encoding TrbC/VirB2 family protein: MKILPSISLFFIVSLCSFLLFFLLIDNAQAAVGAGGALPYETWLVNLRNSVTGPVAFTLSIVGIVVAGGILIFGGELNAFFRTLIFIVLVMALLVGANNIMTNLFQGAVIPGEMPQDQELVVNPQE; the protein is encoded by the coding sequence ATGAAAATATTGCCTTCAATTTCACTCTTCTTCATTGTTTCTTTATGCAGTTTTCTTTTGTTTTTCTTGTTGATTGATAACGCACAAGCCGCTGTTGGCGCAGGCGGTGCGCTTCCCTATGAAACCTGGCTGGTGAATCTCAGAAACTCTGTTACCGGTCCCGTTGCTTTTACCCTATCCATTGTCGGCATTGTCGTTGCAGGCGGCATTCTGATCTTTGGTGGCGAACTCAACGCTTTTTTTCGCACACTGATTTTTATCGTGCTGGTTATGGCATTACTCGTCGGTGCCAACAACATCATGACCAATTTATTCCAGGGTGCGGTCATTCCGGGTGAAATGCCCCAAGATCAGGAATTAGTCGTAAATCCACAAGAATAG
- a CDS encoding conjugal transfer protein TrbD encodes MALRTIPIRQSGNRPNLFMGGDRELVMFSILIAATSIFVAMEIKATLFGIALWIFALFALRLMAKNDPQLRHVYLRQMQYKKYYPARSTPFHDNTRQQEKQHL; translated from the coding sequence ATGGCGCTTCGAACCATACCTATCCGTCAATCGGGAAACCGTCCCAACTTGTTTATGGGTGGCGACCGGGAACTGGTTATGTTTTCTATCCTGATTGCGGCTACTTCAATCTTTGTGGCTATGGAAATAAAGGCCACGCTTTTCGGCATAGCCCTATGGATCTTTGCACTGTTTGCACTGCGACTGATGGCAAAAAATGATCCGCAATTGCGTCATGTTTACCTGCGCCAGATGCAATACAAAAAATACTATCCGGCGCGCAGCACTCCTTTTCATGACAATACCCGCCAGCAGGAGAAACAGCATCTATGA
- a CDS encoding helix-turn-helix domain-containing protein: MYNLILITNILRILDEKDMTKSELAEKAGVSISFFTDLTNDKANPSLRIIEAVAEALETPLPMLLDSTDMSTADLEALTNRKLKHLPKGFVWKGGVLSEYEAYQVEQWDKKNRAFLLKNKN; the protein is encoded by the coding sequence ATGTACAATTTAATCTTAATCACAAATATTTTGCGTATCCTTGATGAGAAGGATATGACCAAGTCCGAATTGGCAGAGAAGGCGGGGGTCTCTATATCTTTTTTTACCGATCTGACCAATGATAAAGCCAATCCATCACTCAGGATTATAGAAGCCGTCGCAGAAGCGCTCGAGACCCCACTACCGATGCTATTGGATAGCACGGATATGAGCACGGCTGATCTTGAAGCATTAACCAATCGAAAACTAAAGCATTTGCCTAAAGGCTTTGTCTGGAAAGGTGGCGTGCTAAGTGAATATGAGGCTTATCAAGTCGAGCAATGGGATAAAAAGAACAGAGCGTTCTTATTAAAAAATAAAAATTAA
- a CDS encoding ParB/RepB/Spo0J family partition protein, translating to MAERKKENIKGLVAPIGATEIDITLISEDIHQPRKEFNQETLRELTETIKLRGVKSPISVRPNPDKPGTYIINHGARRYRASINARLTKIPAFIDTDYSEADQVIENLQRDDLTSREIADFIGRQLAGGKTKSEIARLIGKTNPYITMHAALLDLPDPLGELYRSGRCTDVTALYDLTRLYKANKEEVITWLALSTQEEISRLDVYQFSQFLKLKKTPPSNSADDQVSSAEGKSNTPSTHNNDQTQTTPNSLLDSVYNLIKKDKCKPQDLMRDLSNDNKELLKTKIGDYFEQGRNCPNVVQFTIKALQDGSFSAKGSGALQLIAFLHGMERSESFDLMKILEEIAGQQEAG from the coding sequence ATGGCAGAGAGAAAAAAGGAAAATATAAAAGGGCTTGTTGCGCCTATCGGCGCAACAGAAATTGATATTACGCTGATCAGCGAAGATATCCATCAACCCAGGAAAGAGTTTAATCAGGAAACGTTACGAGAATTAACGGAGACGATTAAATTACGCGGAGTCAAATCACCGATATCGGTTCGCCCCAATCCGGATAAACCGGGAACTTATATCATCAATCATGGGGCGAGACGCTATCGCGCCAGCATTAATGCCAGGTTAACCAAGATTCCTGCATTCATTGATACCGATTACAGCGAAGCGGATCAGGTAATCGAAAATCTGCAAAGAGATGATTTAACCTCCAGAGAGATTGCTGACTTTATTGGGCGGCAACTGGCAGGTGGTAAAACCAAGTCTGAAATTGCCAGACTCATTGGCAAAACCAATCCTTATATCACCATGCACGCTGCATTACTCGATCTACCCGATCCACTCGGAGAATTATACCGGTCAGGTCGTTGCACCGATGTCACAGCACTCTATGATTTAACCAGACTCTATAAAGCCAATAAAGAGGAAGTAATCACCTGGCTGGCACTCAGTACACAAGAAGAAATATCACGATTGGATGTCTATCAATTCAGTCAATTCTTAAAGCTGAAAAAAACGCCCCCATCTAATTCTGCGGATGATCAAGTATCCAGCGCTGAAGGCAAATCGAATACCCCTTCAACTCATAACAACGATCAAACACAAACCACGCCGAATTCATTGCTGGATTCTGTTTACAATCTGATAAAAAAAGACAAATGCAAGCCACAGGATTTAATGCGTGATCTGTCTAACGATAATAAAGAGTTACTAAAAACCAAGATTGGCGATTATTTTGAGCAAGGCAGAAATTGCCCAAATGTCGTTCAGTTCACCATCAAAGCGCTTCAAGATGGTAGCTTCTCAGCCAAGGGGAGCGGCGCACTGCAGTTGATCGCCTTTTTGCATGGTATGGAAAGATCAGAGTCTTTTGATCTCATGAAAATACTGGAAGAAATTGCCGGACAACAGGAAGCAGGATAA